In Burkholderia sp. GAS332, one DNA window encodes the following:
- a CDS encoding type IV pilus assembly protein PilA: protein MIVTLPYSLFSPSTLSPRNPFERARWTAPLARACRRFGFGFTLIELMIVLAIVGVIAAYAIPAYQDYLARSRVGEGLSLATSARIAVSENAASGNAFGGGYASPPATRNVESVHVDDDTGQITVAFTTRVAPAGSNTLTLVPSVPDNADAPTARVALSKGAVLGGAVTWECFAGGKTASSLPAPGAGPAPADAPSLPSNLAPPECRA, encoded by the coding sequence ATGATCGTTACTTTGCCGTACTCCCTTTTTTCACCGTCCACGCTTTCCCCACGGAACCCGTTTGAACGAGCGCGCTGGACCGCACCGCTCGCACGCGCCTGCCGCCGCTTCGGTTTCGGCTTTACGCTGATCGAGTTGATGATCGTGCTGGCGATTGTCGGCGTCATCGCGGCCTATGCGATTCCGGCGTATCAGGACTATCTGGCCCGCAGCCGCGTGGGGGAGGGTCTCTCGCTGGCCACATCCGCGCGGATCGCGGTGTCCGAAAACGCTGCTAGCGGCAATGCGTTCGGCGGCGGTTATGCGTCGCCGCCTGCCACCCGCAACGTCGAATCCGTCCACGTCGACGACGACACCGGCCAGATCACCGTCGCCTTCACGACGCGCGTTGCGCCTGCCGGTTCGAACACGCTGACGCTCGTGCCCTCGGTGCCGGACAACGCCGACGCACCCACTGCGCGGGTCGCCTTGAGCAAGGGTGCCGTGCTGGGGGGCGCTGTGACCTGGGAATGTTTCGCCGGCGGCAAGACGGCCTCCTCCTTGCCAGCGCCAGGCGCCGGCCCCGCCCCCGCCGATGCACCATCCTTGCCGTCGAATCTTGCACCACCGGAGTGCCGCGCCTGA
- a CDS encoding integral membrane protein, YjbE family, translating into MLEFFATLHWGAVIQIIVIDILLGGDNAVVIALACRNLPPAQRTKGVLWGTAGAIVLRVALIAFAVALLDVPLLKFAGGLLLLWIGVRLMAPAHDVHENIKPADKLMSAIKTIIIADAVMSLDNVIAIAGAAEAADPAHRLALVIFGLVVSIPLIVWGSQLVLKLLDRFPIVITLGAALLGWIAGGLIINDPAGDRWPILDSPVAEYGMSIAGALFVVILGYLLKRRNANRAAA; encoded by the coding sequence ATGCTCGAATTCTTCGCCACGCTCCATTGGGGCGCAGTCATTCAGATCATCGTCATCGACATCCTGCTGGGTGGCGACAATGCCGTCGTGATCGCGCTTGCCTGCCGCAACCTGCCCCCTGCGCAGCGTACGAAAGGCGTGCTGTGGGGCACGGCCGGCGCCATCGTGCTGCGCGTGGCGCTGATTGCGTTCGCTGTGGCGTTGCTCGACGTGCCGTTGCTGAAATTCGCCGGCGGCCTGTTGCTGCTGTGGATCGGTGTGCGTCTGATGGCGCCCGCGCATGACGTCCACGAAAACATCAAGCCGGCCGACAAGCTCATGTCGGCGATCAAGACCATCATCATCGCGGACGCAGTGATGAGCCTCGACAATGTAATCGCGATTGCTGGCGCCGCCGAGGCGGCTGATCCGGCGCACCGCCTCGCGCTGGTGATTTTCGGCCTGGTGGTGAGCATTCCGCTGATCGTCTGGGGCAGCCAGTTGGTGTTGAAGCTGCTCGACCGCTTTCCGATTGTCATTACGCTCGGTGCTGCCTTGCTTGGCTGGATCGCGGGTGGCCTGATCATCAACGACCCGGCCGGCGACCGTTGGCCGATCCTGGATTCGCCTGTGGCCGAGTACGGCATGAGCATCGCCGGTGCGCTGTTCGTCGTGATCCTCGGTTATCTGCTCAAGCGCCGCAACGCGAACCGCGCGGCGGCTTAA
- a CDS encoding transcriptional regulator, AraC family yields MPKSLKFDSSLLRPKDAEEIWRDALRPIYEIKRAGEFRAKIETWDLGGNMLLTSHSAKDEVQFQRTRRQIAISGVDHYLVHCLLGGELVSESAAGQQKVPLRSVAVRDMAVENIGFARDAPMLTLSIPRAALDKRMPEGARLHGASFDAGDRIGALVSSHICALAQTLTDMTVDESRVAAEATLGLLAACLLPKAERGASRDDPRLAPLLRAQAMSLIEHRLAEPEFDAEALRRELKVSRTALYGLFAESGGVARQIRARRLDEAMRRLADPRHARQRIAEIAFAVGFSSEPTFNRAFRERFGCSPGEARADVDARGAKPPEAQQPIGKATNEIAAKYQAAIRNVRD; encoded by the coding sequence ATGCCGAAATCATTAAAATTCGATAGTTCATTATTGAGGCCAAAAGACGCCGAGGAGATATGGCGGGATGCTTTGCGGCCGATCTATGAAATCAAGCGGGCGGGCGAATTCAGGGCGAAGATTGAGACGTGGGACTTGGGAGGCAATATGTTGCTCACCTCGCATTCCGCCAAAGACGAAGTCCAATTTCAGCGGACCCGGCGGCAAATCGCGATCTCGGGGGTTGACCACTATCTTGTGCACTGCCTGTTGGGCGGCGAGCTCGTCTCAGAATCTGCCGCGGGCCAGCAGAAGGTGCCGCTGCGGTCCGTCGCAGTGAGGGACATGGCTGTCGAAAACATCGGGTTCGCTCGGGATGCGCCCATGCTGACGCTCAGCATTCCGCGCGCAGCGCTCGACAAGCGGATGCCTGAGGGGGCACGCTTGCACGGAGCGTCATTTGACGCGGGAGACCGGATCGGCGCTTTGGTGTCATCGCACATTTGCGCGCTCGCTCAAACATTGACCGACATGACGGTGGACGAGTCGCGGGTGGCAGCGGAAGCGACGCTGGGGCTCCTGGCGGCGTGCCTGCTGCCCAAGGCGGAGCGGGGCGCGTCCCGGGATGATCCGCGTTTGGCCCCGCTGCTTCGCGCGCAGGCCATGAGCTTGATTGAGCACCGGCTCGCGGAGCCGGAATTCGACGCCGAGGCGCTCCGGCGAGAGCTCAAGGTATCGCGCACGGCGCTGTATGGCCTGTTTGCCGAGAGCGGAGGCGTGGCCAGGCAGATTCGGGCGCGGCGCCTGGACGAAGCGATGCGCCGGCTCGCGGACCCGCGCCACGCTCGGCAACGGATCGCAGAGATCGCGTTCGCGGTCGGCTTTTCAAGCGAGCCGACATTCAATCGCGCGTTTCGCGAGCGATTCGGTTGCTCCCCTGGCGAAGCGCGGGCGGATGTGGACGCGCGTGGCGCAAAGCCGCCGGAGGCGCAACAGCCGATTGGCAAGGCAACGAACGAAATCGCCGCGAAATACCAGGCCGCAATCAGGAATGTGCGCGACTAG
- a CDS encoding RecA protein encodes MEESKKGSAGLTAEKGKALAAALAQIEKQFGKGSVMRLGAGEAVEDIQVVSTGSLGLDIALGVGGLPRGRVVEIYGPESSGKTTLTLQVVAEMQKLGGTAAFIDAEHALDIQYARKLGVNVNDLLVSQPDTGEQALEIADALVRSGSIDMIVIDSVAALVPKAEIEGEMGDSLPGLQARLMSQALRKLTGTIKRTNCLVIFINQIRMKIGVMFGNPETTTGGNALKFYASVRLDIRRIGSIKKNDEVIGNETRVKVVKNKVAPPFREAIFDILYGEGISRQGEVIDLGVQAKIVDKAGAWYSYNGERIGQGKDNAREFLRENPDIAREIENRIRESLGVNAMAEAVAAGAGAEVADEE; translated from the coding sequence ATGGAAGAAAGCAAGAAAGGCTCGGCTGGACTGACTGCTGAAAAGGGCAAGGCACTCGCTGCCGCGCTCGCGCAGATCGAAAAGCAGTTCGGCAAAGGGTCGGTCATGCGGCTCGGCGCAGGTGAGGCGGTCGAAGACATCCAGGTGGTCTCAACCGGATCGCTCGGTCTCGACATCGCGCTGGGCGTCGGCGGTTTGCCGCGTGGCCGTGTGGTCGAAATTTATGGCCCGGAATCATCCGGTAAAACCACGCTGACGTTGCAAGTCGTCGCCGAAATGCAGAAGCTCGGCGGCACGGCAGCGTTTATCGACGCGGAACACGCGCTGGACATCCAGTATGCGCGCAAGCTCGGCGTGAACGTCAACGACCTGCTGGTTTCGCAGCCGGACACTGGCGAACAGGCGCTCGAAATTGCCGACGCACTGGTGCGCTCGGGCTCGATCGACATGATCGTGATCGACTCGGTCGCGGCACTCGTGCCGAAGGCTGAAATCGAAGGCGAAATGGGCGACTCGCTGCCGGGTCTGCAAGCGCGTCTGATGTCGCAAGCGCTGCGCAAGCTCACCGGTACGATCAAGCGCACGAACTGCCTCGTGATCTTCATCAACCAGATCCGTATGAAGATTGGTGTGATGTTCGGCAACCCGGAAACCACCACGGGTGGTAACGCGCTGAAGTTTTACGCGTCGGTGCGTCTGGACATTCGCCGGATCGGTTCGATCAAGAAGAACGACGAAGTGATCGGTAACGAAACGCGCGTGAAAGTGGTGAAGAACAAGGTTGCGCCGCCGTTCCGAGAAGCGATTTTCGACATTCTGTACGGCGAAGGCATTTCCCGTCAGGGCGAAGTCATCGACCTCGGCGTGCAGGCGAAAATCGTCGACAAGGCCGGCGCCTGGTACAGCTACAACGGCGAACGTATCGGTCAGGGTAAGGACAACGCGCGCGAATTCCTGCGTGAAAATCCGGACATCGCCCGTGAGATCGAAAACCGCATCCGTGAATCGCTGGGCGTGAATGCCATGGCGGAAGCGGTGGCCGCTGGCGCAGGCGCTGAAGTCGCGGACGAAGAGTAA
- a CDS encoding succinyl-CoA synthetase (ADP-forming) alpha subunit: MSILINKDTKVITQGITGKTGQFHTRACREYANGREAYVAGVNPKKAGEDFEGIPIYASVAEAKAETGATVSVIYVPPAGAAAAIWEAVEADLDLAICITEGIPVRDMIELKARMRAKNSKTLLLGPNCPGTITPDELKIGIMPGHIHRKGRIGVVSRSGTLTYEAVGQLTAIGLGQSSAVGIGGDPINGLKHIDVMKMFNDDPETDAVIMIGEIGGPDEANAAEWIKDNMKKPVVGFIAGVTAPPGKRMGHAGALISGGADTAEAKLEIMDACGIKVTKNPSEMARLLKAML; this comes from the coding sequence ATGTCGATTCTGATTAACAAAGACACCAAGGTCATCACGCAGGGCATTACCGGCAAGACCGGTCAGTTCCATACGCGTGCTTGCCGTGAATATGCAAACGGCCGCGAAGCGTACGTTGCAGGCGTGAACCCGAAGAAGGCCGGCGAAGATTTCGAAGGCATTCCTATCTACGCTAGCGTCGCTGAAGCCAAGGCTGAAACGGGCGCGACCGTGTCGGTGATTTACGTTCCGCCGGCAGGCGCTGCTGCTGCGATCTGGGAAGCCGTCGAAGCCGACCTGGATCTGGCGATCTGTATCACGGAAGGCATTCCTGTCCGTGACATGATCGAGCTCAAGGCACGCATGCGCGCAAAGAACAGCAAGACGCTGCTGCTCGGACCGAACTGCCCGGGCACGATCACGCCGGACGAGCTGAAGATCGGCATCATGCCGGGTCACATCCACCGCAAGGGTCGCATCGGCGTCGTGTCGCGTTCGGGCACGCTGACGTACGAAGCAGTCGGCCAATTGACGGCGATCGGCCTTGGCCAATCGTCGGCAGTCGGTATCGGCGGCGATCCGATCAACGGTCTGAAGCACATCGACGTGATGAAGATGTTCAACGACGATCCGGAAACGGACGCCGTCATCATGATCGGCGAGATCGGTGGTCCGGACGAAGCGAATGCTGCTGAGTGGATCAAGGACAACATGAAGAAGCCGGTGGTTGGCTTTATCGCCGGTGTTACGGCGCCTCCGGGCAAGCGCATGGGCCACGCTGGCGCGCTGATCTCGGGCGGTGCGGACACGGCCGAAGCCAAGCTGGAAATCATGGACGCATGCGGTATCAAGGTCACGAAGAACCCGTCGGAAATGGCGCGTCTTCTGAAGGCGATGCTGTAA
- a CDS encoding Sugar transporter, translating into MATVGGQISHVPMTHDEKRVIFASSLGTVFEWYDFYLAGSLAIFISKSFFSGVNPTAAFIFTLLSFAAGFAVRPFGAIVFGRLGDMVGRKHTFLITIVIMGLSTFLVGFLPGYASIGMASPVIFIAMRLLQGLALGGEYGGAATYVAEHAPAGRRGFYTAWIQTTATLGLFLSLLVILGARTAMGEDAFGAWGWRIPFLASIFLLGVSVWIRLQLNESPVFARIKAEGKTSKAPLTEAFGQWKNLKIVILALIGLTAGQAVVWYTGQFYTLFFLTQTLKVDGATSNILIAIALLIGTPFFLFFGSLSDRIGRKPIIMAGLLIAACTYFPLFKALTHYTNPALEAATAKAPIVVIANPDECSFQFNPVGTAKFTSSCDIAKSALSKAGLNYENVAAPAGTLAEIKVGDTVINTYDGKAADAKDQGKVFDKTLATTLKTAGYPPKADPSQINWPMSVVILTIMMIYVTMVYGPIAAMLVEMFPTRIRYTSMSLPYHIGNGWFGGFLPATAFAIVAAKGNIYSGLWYPIVVALITLVIGMLFVKETKNSDIYAQD; encoded by the coding sequence ATGGCTACCGTTGGCGGGCAAATCTCGCACGTGCCGATGACGCACGATGAGAAGCGGGTGATCTTCGCATCGTCGCTAGGTACAGTTTTCGAGTGGTACGACTTCTATCTGGCCGGTTCACTTGCGATCTTCATCAGCAAGAGCTTCTTCTCCGGCGTCAATCCGACTGCCGCCTTCATCTTCACGCTCCTCAGCTTCGCAGCGGGCTTCGCGGTGCGGCCGTTCGGCGCGATCGTATTCGGGCGCCTCGGCGATATGGTCGGGCGCAAACACACATTCCTCATCACGATTGTGATCATGGGCCTGTCGACCTTCCTGGTCGGCTTCCTACCCGGTTATGCGTCGATCGGCATGGCGTCGCCGGTGATCTTCATCGCGATGCGCCTGCTACAGGGTCTTGCACTCGGCGGCGAATACGGCGGCGCGGCAACCTACGTCGCGGAACATGCGCCGGCGGGACGCCGCGGTTTCTACACCGCGTGGATCCAGACCACCGCCACGCTTGGCCTGTTCCTCTCGCTGCTGGTGATTCTCGGCGCGCGCACGGCCATGGGCGAAGACGCGTTCGGCGCCTGGGGCTGGCGCATTCCGTTCCTCGCGTCGATCTTCCTGCTCGGCGTGTCGGTGTGGATTCGCCTGCAACTGAATGAATCGCCGGTGTTCGCGCGCATCAAGGCTGAAGGCAAGACCTCGAAGGCACCGCTGACCGAAGCATTTGGCCAGTGGAAGAATCTGAAGATCGTGATCCTCGCGCTGATCGGCCTGACCGCCGGCCAGGCCGTGGTCTGGTACACGGGTCAGTTCTACACGCTGTTCTTCCTGACGCAGACGCTGAAGGTCGACGGCGCGACGTCCAACATCCTGATCGCGATCGCACTCCTGATCGGCACGCCGTTCTTCCTGTTCTTCGGCTCGCTGTCGGACCGGATCGGCCGCAAGCCGATCATCATGGCCGGCCTGCTGATTGCTGCCTGCACGTACTTCCCGCTGTTCAAGGCGCTGACTCACTACACGAACCCGGCACTGGAAGCGGCTACGGCAAAGGCACCGATCGTCGTGATCGCGAATCCGGACGAGTGCTCGTTCCAGTTCAACCCGGTCGGCACGGCGAAGTTCACGAGCTCCTGCGACATCGCCAAGAGCGCGCTCTCGAAAGCCGGCTTGAACTACGAGAACGTCGCGGCGCCGGCGGGCACGCTGGCGGAGATCAAGGTCGGCGATACGGTGATCAACACGTATGACGGCAAGGCCGCCGACGCCAAGGACCAGGGCAAGGTGTTCGACAAAACCCTGGCTACGACGCTGAAGACCGCCGGCTATCCGCCAAAGGCCGATCCGTCGCAGATCAACTGGCCGATGAGCGTGGTGATCCTGACGATCATGATGATCTACGTGACGATGGTCTATGGGCCGATTGCGGCGATGCTGGTGGAGATGTTCCCGACGCGCATCCGCTATACCTCGATGTCGCTGCCGTATCACATCGGCAATGGCTGGTTCGGCGGCTTCCTGCCGGCGACCGCCTTCGCGATCGTGGCGGCCAAGGGCAACATCTACTCGGGGCTCTGGTATCCGATTGTGGTCGCGCTCATTACGCTCGTGATCGGCATGCTGTTCGTCAAGGAAACCAAGAACTCGGACATCTACGCACAGGACTGA
- a CDS encoding two component transcriptional regulator, winged helix family: MRILIAEDDSILADGLVRSLRQSAYAVDHVKNGVEADTALSMQTFDLLILDLGLPRMSGLEVLRRLRARNSTVPVLILTAADSVDERVKGLDLGADDYMAKPFALNELEARVRALTRRGAGGGPTVVRHGSLSFDQVGRIAYVNEQVIDLSARELGLLEVLLQRIGRLVSKEQLVDHLCEWGEEVSNNAIEVYVHRLRKKIEPSGVRIITVRGLGYCLEKAALPSNVNLSANTLAPHAPTESEPPSSPPSAAMPASHHYK, translated from the coding sequence ATGCGAATTCTGATTGCCGAAGACGACAGCATACTCGCGGACGGTCTGGTTCGATCACTCCGCCAATCGGCCTATGCCGTCGATCATGTGAAGAACGGTGTCGAGGCCGACACCGCGCTGTCGATGCAAACTTTCGACCTGCTGATCCTCGATCTGGGCCTGCCGCGCATGTCGGGGCTCGAGGTGCTGCGCCGCCTGCGCGCCCGCAACTCGACCGTGCCGGTGCTGATTCTCACGGCCGCGGACAGCGTCGACGAACGCGTCAAAGGCCTTGACCTCGGCGCCGACGATTACATGGCCAAACCCTTCGCGCTGAACGAACTCGAGGCGCGCGTGCGCGCCTTGACACGGCGCGGCGCGGGCGGCGGCCCGACGGTGGTGCGGCATGGGTCGCTGTCGTTCGATCAGGTCGGCCGGATTGCCTATGTCAACGAGCAGGTGATCGACCTGTCGGCGCGCGAACTCGGTTTGCTCGAAGTCCTGCTGCAACGGATCGGCCGGCTGGTGTCGAAGGAACAGCTCGTCGACCATCTGTGCGAATGGGGCGAGGAAGTCAGCAATAACGCGATCGAAGTCTACGTGCACCGGCTGCGCAAGAAGATCGAGCCGAGCGGTGTACGCATCATCACCGTGCGGGGCCTCGGGTACTGCCTCGAAAAAGCCGCCCTGCCCTCGAACGTGAACCTGAGCGCCAACACGCTCGCGCCGCACGCCCCCACCGAATCCGAGCCGCCCTCCTCGCCCCCGTCGGCCGCGATGCCGGCGAGCCATCACTACAAATAG
- a CDS encoding succinyl-CoA synthetase (ADP-forming) beta subunit, whose protein sequence is MKIHEYQGKEILRKFGVAVPRGKPVFSVDDAVKAAEELGGPVWVVKAQIHAGGRGKGGGVKVAKSLEQVREFSNQILGMQLVTHQTGPEGQKVNRLLIEEGADIKKELYVGLVIDRVSQKIVVMASSEGGMDVEEVAEKTPELIHKIAVDPATGLKDAEADELATKIGVPAASLPQARAILQGLYKAFWETDASLAEINPLILTGDGKVIALDAKFNFDSNALFRHPEIVAYRDLDEEDPAEVEASKFDLAYISLDGNIGCLVNGAGLAMATMDTIKLFGGEPANFLDVGGGATTEKVTEAFKIMLKNPNLTAILVNIFGGIMRCDVIAEGVIAASKAVSLKVPLVVRMKGTNEDLGKKMLAESGLPIIAADSMEEAAQKVVAAAAGKA, encoded by the coding sequence ATGAAGATTCACGAGTACCAGGGTAAGGAAATCCTGCGGAAATTCGGCGTCGCGGTACCGCGCGGCAAGCCGGTCTTCTCGGTGGATGATGCGGTCAAGGCCGCGGAAGAGCTCGGCGGCCCGGTATGGGTCGTGAAGGCTCAGATCCACGCGGGTGGCCGTGGCAAGGGCGGCGGCGTGAAGGTCGCCAAGTCGCTGGAACAGGTTCGTGAATTCTCGAACCAGATCCTCGGCATGCAGCTCGTCACGCACCAGACCGGTCCGGAAGGCCAGAAGGTGAATCGTCTGCTGATCGAAGAAGGCGCTGACATCAAGAAGGAACTGTATGTCGGCCTGGTGATCGATCGCGTTTCGCAGAAGATCGTCGTGATGGCATCGAGCGAAGGCGGCATGGACGTCGAAGAAGTCGCGGAAAAGACGCCTGAGCTGATCCACAAGATCGCCGTCGATCCGGCGACCGGTCTGAAAGACGCTGAAGCCGACGAGCTCGCCACGAAGATCGGCGTGCCCGCCGCTTCGCTGCCGCAAGCACGCGCGATCCTGCAAGGTCTGTACAAGGCATTCTGGGAAACCGACGCATCGCTGGCCGAAATCAACCCGCTGATCCTGACCGGCGACGGCAAGGTCATCGCGCTGGACGCCAAGTTCAACTTCGATTCGAACGCACTGTTCCGTCACCCGGAAATCGTCGCGTATCGCGATCTGGACGAAGAAGATCCGGCTGAAGTCGAAGCGTCGAAGTTCGACCTCGCGTACATCTCGCTCGACGGCAACATCGGCTGCCTCGTGAACGGCGCTGGCCTCGCAATGGCAACGATGGACACCATCAAGCTGTTCGGCGGCGAACCGGCGAACTTCCTGGACGTGGGCGGTGGCGCCACGACCGAGAAGGTCACGGAAGCGTTCAAGATCATGCTGAAGAACCCGAACCTGACGGCGATTCTGGTCAACATTTTCGGCGGCATCATGCGCTGCGACGTGATCGCGGAAGGCGTGATCGCGGCGTCGAAGGCCGTGTCGCTGAAGGTGCCGCTCGTGGTCCGCATGAAGGGCACGAACGAAGACCTGGGCAAGAAGATGCTCGCTGAATCCGGCCTGCCGATCATTGCGGCAGACAGCATGGAAGAAGCGGCTCAGAAGGTCGTCGCGGCCGCTGCGGGCAAGGCGTAA
- a CDS encoding two-component system, OmpR family, sensor histidine kinase TctE, with amino-acid sequence MSARADRATAHAADLDEARDERYANPFAPPDETEAAAEARPRSLFGEILDWMLAPLLLLWPMSLAVTYLVAKSIANGPFDRALETDAYVLARQIHPINGVAELSLPDSTRDFLRADNVDSVFYQVLGTRGELVGGERDMPLPHEEDRPPPGLVEFRDDVLRGNDIRVAYTTVEFPQTPGAQPVLVQVAETLDKRSQLANDIIKGVILPQFVILPLAILLVWFGLSRGLAPLHALQAHIRARRPDDLSPLDARRAPPEIEPLVTSFNDLLTRLAQNMELQKRFIADAAHQMKTPLAGLRTQAELALRQDASAEVHRSLEQIATSSEQAARLVTQLLALARAENRMSGQIFTPVEVGEVARSAVRDWVQAALAKQMDLGYEAPEEPVEVDGNPVMLREMLSNLIDNAIRYTPAGGRITVRVRHDVTARRVHLEVEDTGLGIPVAERSRVVERFYRILGREGDGSGLGLAIVREITTMHGGEMTIDDNVYQTTPRLAGTLVRVSLHVLERARDLP; translated from the coding sequence ATGTCCGCACGCGCAGACCGCGCTACGGCGCACGCGGCGGACCTCGACGAGGCGCGCGACGAGCGCTACGCCAATCCGTTCGCCCCACCCGACGAAACCGAAGCCGCCGCCGAGGCGCGCCCGCGCTCGCTGTTCGGCGAAATTCTGGACTGGATGCTGGCGCCGCTGCTGCTGCTCTGGCCGATGAGCCTTGCGGTCACCTACCTGGTCGCCAAGTCGATCGCCAACGGCCCATTCGACCGCGCGCTGGAAACCGACGCCTACGTGCTCGCCCGCCAGATTCATCCGATCAACGGCGTGGCCGAATTATCGCTGCCCGACTCCACCCGCGACTTTCTGCGCGCCGACAACGTCGACAGCGTGTTCTATCAGGTGCTCGGCACGCGTGGCGAACTGGTAGGCGGCGAGCGCGACATGCCGCTGCCGCACGAGGAAGACCGGCCGCCGCCGGGCCTCGTCGAATTCCGTGACGACGTGCTGCGCGGCAACGATATCCGCGTCGCCTATACGACCGTCGAGTTTCCGCAGACGCCCGGCGCGCAGCCGGTGCTGGTGCAGGTCGCCGAGACGCTCGACAAACGCAGCCAGCTCGCCAACGACATCATCAAAGGCGTGATCCTGCCGCAGTTCGTGATCCTGCCGCTGGCGATCCTGCTAGTGTGGTTCGGCCTGTCGCGCGGACTCGCGCCGCTGCATGCCCTGCAGGCGCATATTCGCGCGCGCCGCCCGGACGATCTGTCGCCGCTCGACGCCCGCCGCGCGCCGCCGGAAATCGAGCCGCTGGTGACCTCGTTTAACGATCTGCTGACGCGCCTCGCACAGAACATGGAGTTACAGAAGCGCTTTATCGCCGACGCCGCGCACCAGATGAAAACGCCGCTTGCCGGTCTGCGCACCCAGGCTGAGCTTGCGCTGCGCCAGGACGCCTCCGCGGAAGTCCACCGCTCGCTAGAACAGATCGCCACCAGTTCGGAGCAGGCGGCGCGTCTCGTCACCCAGCTGCTGGCGCTGGCGCGCGCGGAAAACCGCATGTCGGGCCAGATTTTCACACCCGTCGAAGTGGGCGAAGTGGCGCGCAGCGCAGTGCGCGACTGGGTGCAAGCCGCGCTCGCCAAGCAGATGGACCTCGGCTACGAAGCGCCCGAGGAGCCAGTCGAAGTCGACGGCAATCCGGTCATGCTGCGCGAAATGCTGTCGAATCTGATCGACAACGCGATCCGTTACACGCCGGCGGGTGGGCGGATCACCGTGCGGGTACGGCACGACGTGACGGCGCGGCGCGTGCATCTGGAGGTGGAAGACACCGGGCTCGGCATTCCGGTGGCCGAGCGCTCGCGGGTGGTCGAGCGCTTTTACCGGATTCTCGGCCGCGAAGGCGATGGCAGCGGCCTCGGGCTCGCGATCGTCCGCGAGATCACGACGATGCACGGCGGGGAGATGACGATCGACGATAACGTCTATCAAACCACCCCGCGGCTTGCCGGAACGCTTGTGCGTGTCAGCTTGCACGTGCTTGAACGGGCACGGGACTTACCCTAA
- a CDS encoding regulatory protein, whose amino-acid sequence MPWRKRWPLAQALKSRTKSNHHVIRKGRPPSNAGQNADGPRDGGDDSFESSSSSSSSPSSSSTSRSTRSFGRSSGNSSSSSFSRSSGSSFGKSSGSSFGRSTSRSPRYPADNSAAQRSSASDSDPFAAAGEADPFESFDAHDRASGRQSPSESSEQAAADPSETTYTRSRRTPGEAKPEQDDAKKSQRPARSLKGRALGYLSRREYSRAELARKLKPFVEETDSLDTLLDSLEAENWLSDSRFAESLIHRRSSRLGASRIVGELKQHAVDQTLVEEASAQLRETELARAQAVWRKKFDRLPETAAERAKQARFLASRGFSGATIGKILKGFDEE is encoded by the coding sequence ATGCCATGGCGGAAGCGGTGGCCGCTGGCGCAGGCGCTGAAGTCGCGGACGAAGAGTAACCATCACGTGATACGCAAGGGCCGGCCGCCGTCCAACGCTGGACAAAACGCGGATGGCCCGCGTGACGGTGGCGACGATTCGTTCGAGTCGTCGTCATCCTCTTCGTCGTCGCCTTCCTCCTCATCGACTTCCCGGTCCACCCGGTCGTTTGGGCGGTCGTCGGGAAATTCGTCGAGTAGCTCGTTCAGTCGTTCATCCGGTTCATCGTTCGGCAAATCTTCTGGAAGCTCTTTCGGGCGTTCCACTTCACGTTCGCCGCGCTATCCGGCGGACAACTCAGCCGCTCAGCGCTCATCCGCATCAGATTCCGATCCCTTTGCCGCAGCCGGCGAGGCCGATCCGTTCGAGTCGTTCGATGCTCACGATCGCGCTTCAGGTCGTCAATCTCCCTCTGAATCTTCCGAGCAGGCTGCAGCGGACCCGTCCGAAACCACCTATACCCGCTCGCGCCGCACACCTGGCGAGGCGAAGCCGGAACAGGACGATGCAAAAAAATCCCAACGCCCGGCTCGTTCGCTAAAAGGCCGAGCACTCGGCTATCTATCCCGGCGTGAATACAGCCGCGCCGAACTGGCGCGCAAGCTGAAGCCGTTCGTCGAGGAAACCGATTCACTCGACACTTTGCTCGATTCGCTGGAAGCCGAAAACTGGTTGTCCGATTCGCGTTTTGCTGAAAGCCTGATCCATCGGCGCTCGTCGCGGTTGGGCGCGAGCCGGATCGTCGGCGAATTGAAGCAGCATGCGGTGGACCAAACGCTGGTCGAAGAGGCCAGTGCGCAACTGCGCGAAACCGAACTGGCCCGTGCTCAAGCCGTTTGGCGGAAGAAATTCGACCGGCTTCCCGAAACTGCCGCCGAGCGAGCCAAGCAGGCACGCTTTCTGGCGTCGCGCGGTTTCTCGGGCGCTACGATTGGCAAAATTCTCAAAGGGTTCGACGAGGAGTGA